Proteins co-encoded in one Accipiter gentilis chromosome 5, bAccGen1.1, whole genome shotgun sequence genomic window:
- the LGALSL gene encoding galectin-related protein: protein MAGTVAERDALKIEDGHLNNSLGSPVQADVYFPRLIVPFCGHIKGGMRPGKKILVMGIVDLNPESFGISLTCGESEDPPADVAIELKAVFTDRQFVRNSCVAGEWGEEQSSIPYFPFIPDQPFRVEILCEHPRFRIFVDGHQLFDFYHRIETLSAIDTIKINGDLQLTKLG from the exons ATGGCGGGGACCGTGGCCGAGCGGGACGCGCTG AAAATAGAGGACGGGCATTTAAACAACTCCCTAGGATCCCCGGTGCAAGCTGATGTGTACTTCCCTCGCCTG ATCGTCCCCTTCTGTGGGCACATCAAAGGAGGAATGAGGCCGGGAAAGAAGATCTTAGTTATGGGCATAGTGGACCTCAACCCCGAGAG CTTTGGCATCAGTCTGACTTGCGGGGAGTCGGAAGATCCTCCTGCGGATGTAGCTATTGAACTAAAAGCCGTATTTACAGACAGACAGTTTGTCAGAAACTCTTGTGTAGCAGGAGAATGGGGGGAAGAGCAATCATCTATTCCTTACTTTCCATTTATACCGGACCAACCTTTTAGG GTTGAGATACTTTGCGAGCATCCCCGTTTTAGAATATTTGTGGATGGACATCAGCTCTTTGATTTTTACCACCGTATTGAAACACTGTCAGCAATTGACACGATAAAGATAAATGGAGATCTTCAGCTTACAAAACTTGGCTGA